A stretch of Suncus etruscus isolate mSunEtr1 chromosome 9, mSunEtr1.pri.cur, whole genome shotgun sequence DNA encodes these proteins:
- the LOC126018299 gene encoding cell division control protein 42 homolog yields the protein MQTIKCVVVGDGAVGKTCLLISYTTNKFPSEYVQTVFDNYAVTVMIGGEPYTLGLFDTAGQEDYDRLRPLSYPQTDVFLVCFSVVSLSSFENVKEKWVPEITHHCPKTPFLLVGTQIDLRDDPSTIEKLAKNKKKPITPETAEKLARDLKAVKYVERSALTQKGLKNVFDEAILAALEPPEPKKSRRCVLL from the coding sequence ATGCAGACAATTAAGTGTGTTGTTGTGGGCGATGGTGCTGTTGGTAAAACATGTCTCCTGATCTCCTACACAACAAACAAATTTCCATCTGAGTATGTACAAACGGTTTTTGACAACTATGCAGTCACTGTTATGATTGGTGGAGAGCCATATACTCTTGGACTTTTTGATACCGCAGGACAAGAGGATTATGATAGATTACGGCCACTGAGTTACCCACAAACAGATGTATTTCTAGTCTGTTTTTCAGTGGTCTCTCTGTCCTCATttgaaaatgtgaaagaaaagtgGGTGCCAGAGATAACTCATCACTGTCCAAAGACTCCTTTCTTGCTTGTTGGAACCCAAATTGATCTTAGAGATGATCCCTCTACTATTGAGAAACTTGCCAAGAACAAAAAGAAGCCTATTACTCCAGAGACTGCTGAAAAGCTGGCCCGTGACCTGAAAGCTGTTAAGTATGTGGAGCGTTCTGCACTCACACAGAAAGGCCTAAAGAATGTATTTGACGAAGCAATATTGGCTGCCCTGGAGCCCCCAGAACCGAAGAAGAGCCGCAGGTGTGTGCTGCTATGA